The DNA window GTTCATAAGATACTTGAAGGGAttctaatttctcttttctttctgcacTCAATTCACCTCTAGTTTGTAAAATCTTacgattttgtttttcaaaagCTTGAAGTTCTTTATGTTCTTTCAGCAAATGTTTACacaatgaattataataatcgcgtaataaaaatcttacatTTTGTTGTTTGTCAGGAGAGAGTAATTTGCTCTTAGGTATTGGGATATTCAATTTTTCTGATAATTCCCTTGCTTTTCTAGGAACAAGACCTGCGTAATCTTCTCCACAATGACGACAAAAACTTAATATAATACTTGCATTATTGTGTTCTTCTTTATCCATGTTAATTAAAACTGTTAATACAGAACCAAGAAGTGGTAAACCTTGTTTGTGCGTAAAAATCCCAGCATTTACAAGTTCTGCATAAAAACGTAAATCTACTCTTAGTTTACTTGGATTAGCAATTTTTTCTCcaatttttaaagataatattcttTGCCAATTTTCAAAGAAGTGTGCAGAAAACTCTGCATATGTCTGATGTAAAAAGCTGCAAGCTTTAATTGCTGATGatatatcattcatttttaatttagcATCGACTAATGCAGTAGCAACTTCACTAACATATTTTGTCAAATTTAAATTAGCCATATCTTTCAGAACAGCATCTAATTGAGTCATgctaaaatttttaagttttttgACAAATGTTGTATTTCTTTTAAGACTGGAATCCAATTTACTGAAATATGTGTCTGGTGGTCTTGTAGGATTCAAATTGGCAGCCctaatttcttctttgtttgttaATCTTTGTTCAGTTTCCTTTACATATTCCAATAAATACTGTCTATCTTCTTCTGACACTGCATCAGGTTCACCAGATGCCTCCATTTCTTGCCCAACATTATCTGTTTCCGACATATTTAAGTATCtacaataaaaaacaatacaaattttttcattttaacgtctgataaaaataataaaaaatagatttatttcttttagaaaGTTTCTAGAGAagataaattacaaatatatattgtactgcttcatttatatttaatcttacttctaatataaaaatatttgtcttggaaaatttataggttaaatatgtttatttgtacacaaaagataataaagaaaataaaagcatagtataacaattattacacaATTTTTTGCATAAATaccaaaacatatatatatttatacttttattactttaaattttgtttaacaGGTTAATATTCGTTCACTTACGTTCTAGAAACGCAATAAGatcttatattaaaaagatggACAGCGTAAGTACGAAGCTTCTCTTTTTGTAAGATAGTAAACGGTGTATGTAATGATGCGGATATACAAGAGCGCACTCTATTGTAGATGTCAAAGTTATGTAAACTAGAATCGGTGTTTATCGCAttatgattaaatttaattacatttgatAGTTTTCAGATAGACTTATAATCAGTAATCGATAGAATccattaaaactttttttgaattaaatGTATCCTATTATGCACTATATTATGAGTGGTCGAGTTCTATCACGTCGAAGTTTTGTGTTCTGTTAATCTTATGaacttaaaataatgtatatacaatataaaataaagataggacttaattaagatataataataataataaaaaaaattataaagaattaattataaagatttaaAGAATATGAAAGCAGTAATACAACGTGTAACAAGTGCCTCTGTTACaggttatatacatattatatatcatattaattataaaatatgttatctttacatattttgttttcagtggacaataaagttattaacagtATTGGAAATGGACTCTGTGTATTAATTGGTATAACAAGAGGTGACACTTTGGCtgacataaaatatatgtacttatcaTATTTGTATTGATAGTACTTTcccatttaaataatatatattaaaatctcactttacataatatgtataatttgtCATCATGCacaattttctcattttatataattcgtcACTTTGTATGTTTTTATagagtaagaaaaattttaaacacaAAAATTTTTGAGAATGACAAGAAGAAATGGAGTGCTAGTGTTATGGATAAACAATACGAAATTTTGTGCATCAGTCAGTTTACATTGTATCAtgttttaaaaggaaataaactTGACTTCCATAGAGCAATGCCAGCACAAGAGTCAGAAccgttttataaaatttttttgaatgaaTTGGGTAAAAACTATAAACCAGAACTAATCAAAGGTacttattttaattcaattaatataaaacaaaaatacctGATATATTGCAAAtctataagaagaataaagaactataaaatttatgtaatttaattgttttatatagaTGGTATATTTGGAGCCATGATGGAAGTTAGCATACAAAATAGTGGACCTGTTACTTTAGAAATAGAATCCCCAATTAAACCTATCGAAGATAGTACAAAGATAtctgaaaaacaataatgattctccagaataaataattatttattttcatatatatcttgatcaatcttatttatttcaccaatattttattaacaactTTAatctatgaaataatataaatataatgagaaaatataaaagtatagaGATATGTTTTCTGTAATAATGTTTACCTGTTTACTGAAACTCCAAAAGCTATTTAACATGATTGACCTTCTCCAATTCATCTGATGTAAATTGTAACACTGTAGATATAGCATTTAATATATGTCGCTTGCTTGATGAATCGTTTGTagttaaataattgataagtacatttttcaaatattctaaATTCGCACCTTCTCTAGATTTACATGCTTCCAACCTGAATTGTAATAACATGTACAAAATGTATGTTTGGTAACTGTATATACTTGATAACTGTAAATGATTAAATACCTTGCCACTTGTGTTTGTACagcttttaattcttctttatgTTTCTCAGTTATATGAAGcaattgtctttctttttcccttaatAATGCCTCTAATTctaatattctctttctagTCGATGATATTTGCACTTCATGTCTTGCTAATTCCTGAGTATAATGCAATATAGGAGGACTATCATTATTTAATAGTCCTGTTACTATATCGCCTGAGGATTCTGATTTATTTTCggattttattacatttctttCACTTTCCCAAAAAGATGGATCTTTTTTTGGTATTAATGCATGAAATGAGGCTTTCAATGTtaagatttctttctctttttcttgaacAAGTGCGACGGATCGT is part of the Vespa crabro chromosome 21, iyVesCrab1.2, whole genome shotgun sequence genome and encodes:
- the LOC124431560 gene encoding D-aminoacyl-tRNA deacylase 1 — its product is MKAVIQRVTSASVTVDNKVINSIGNGLCVLIGITRGDTLADIKYIVRKILNTKIFENDKKKWSASVMDKQYEILCISQFTLYHVLKGNKLDFHRAMPAQESEPFYKIFLNELGKNYKPELIKDGIFGAMMEVSIQNSGPVTLEIESPIKPIEDSTKISEKQ